The Vigna unguiculata cultivar IT97K-499-35 chromosome 6, ASM411807v1, whole genome shotgun sequence genome contains a region encoding:
- the LOC114187957 gene encoding polyphenol oxidase A1, chloroplastic-like codes for MASISHLCFVSSVNNVSPNSITPPSSLHPFSQFQSAKIRKPKHVHLPRVKCSGNENNQTPNPSEEELAHMIGNRRNVLVGLGGLCGAVTLNNNPFAFAAPISPPDLTTCGPPDLPGGVKPTNCCPPYSKIIDFKFPPSNQPLRVRPAAHLVTDDYLAKYKKALDLMKKLPPKDPRNFMQQANVHCAYCDGAYHQVGFPDLDLQVHNSWLFFPFHRWYLYFYERILGSLINDPTFALPFWNWDAPRGMKLPSIYAERKSPLYDPLRNPNHQPPTLVDLDFDLDDPDADGKISSNLTIMYRQVVSNGKTPRLFLGNAYRAGDEPDPGGGSVENVPHGPVHLWTGDLNQPNNENMETFYSAARDPIFYSHHSNIDRLWSVWKTLGGKRRDFTDSDWLESGFLFYDENKNLVRVKVKDCLDTRKLGYVYQDVDIPWLNSKPSPRKSRARKVAFAENFGVGAAQAAETSRSVKFPLVLDSVVSTRVKRPNKSRSKKEKEEEEEVLVIEGIEFDRNTPVKFDVFVNDEDDTQIRADNTEFAGSFVSVPHTHKHKNKNIKTYLRLGLTDLLEELEAEDDDSVMVTLVPRYGKGRVKIRNIKIELNAD; via the coding sequence ATGGCTTCTATCTCTCATCTTTGTTTTGTGTCCTCGGTCAATAATGTCTCTCCCAACTCCATCACTCCCCCTTCTTCCTTGCATCCATTTTCACAGTTCCAATCCGCTAAAATTAGAAAGCCAAAACATGTTCATCTTCCTAGAGTGAAATGCAGTGGAAATGAGAATAATCAAACACCAAACCCTTCTGAAGAAGAACTTGCACATATGATAGGAAATAGGAGGAACGTTCTAGTTGGCCTGGGAGGGCTTTGTGGAGCTGTTACTCTGAATAACAATCCTTTCGCCTTTGCAGCTCCGATTTCCCCTCCGGATCTAACCACATGCGGTCCACCGGATCTACCCGGAGGTGTAAAACCCACCAATTGTTGTCCTCCATATTCCAAAATCATCGATTTCAAGTTCCCTCCCTCTAACCAACCCTTGCGGGTGAGACCAGCCGCACATTTGGTCACTGATGATTATCTAGccaaatacaaaaaagcccTTGACCTCATGAAAAAGCTCCCACCTAAGGACCCACGTAATTTCATGCAGCAAGCCAACGTCCATTGTGCTTATTGCGATGGTGCATATCACCAAGTTGGCTTCCCTGACCTTGATCTTCAAGTTCACAACTCTTGGCTCTTCTTTCCCTTCCATCGATGGTATCTCTATTTCTACGAAAGGATCTTGGGGAGCTTGATCAATGACCCAACCTTCGCCCTTCCGTTTTGGAACTGGGATGCTCCCAGGGGTATGAAACTTCCTTCTATTTATGCAGAACGTAAATCACCTCTCTATGACCCTCTTCGCAATCCTAATCATCAACCACCAACACTCGTCGACCTTGACTTCGACCTCGATGATCCTGATGCCGATGGAAAAATCTCCTCCAACCTTACCATAATGTATAGGCAAGTTGTGTCTAATGGGAAGACTCCCAGATTGTTCCTTGGAAATGCTTACCGTGCTGGAGATGAACCTGACCCGGGTGGTGGATCCGTAGAGAACGTTCCGCATGGCCCTGTTCATCTATGGACCGGTGATCTCAACCAGCCCAACAACGAGAACATGGAGACTTTCTATTCGGCTGCAAGAGACCCCATTTTCTATTCTCATCATTCCAATATTGATAGGTTGTGGTCCGTATGGAAAACACTTGGTGGGAAAAGAAGGGATTTCACTGACTCGGATTGGCTAGAATCCGGGTTTCTCTTCTACGATGAGAATAAGAACCTTGTGCGTGTGAAGGTCAAGGATTGTCTTGACACCAGAAAACTAGGGTATGTTTACCAGGATGTTGACATCCCATGGTTAAATTCCAAGCCCTCACCGCGTAAGTCAAGGGCTCGGAAGGTAGCATTCGCAGAAAATTTTGGTGTTGGTGCAGCACAAGCTGCTGAGACTTCAAGGAGTGTGAAGTTTCCACTGGTGTTGGATTCAGTTGTGAGCACAAGGGTTAAAAGGCCGAATAAGTCGAGAAgcaagaaggagaaggaagaggaGGAAGAGGTTTTGGTGATTGAAGGGATTGAGTTTGATAGGAACACACCAGTGAAATTTGATGTGTTTgttaatgatgaagatgataCACAGATCCGAGCAGATAATACAGAATTTGCAGGAAGCTTTGTGAGTGTGCCTCACACGcacaagcacaaaaacaagaatatCAAAACTTATCTGAGGCTTGGACTTACGGATTTGTTAGAAGAGTTGGAAGCGGAAGATGATGACAGTGTTATGGTGACGCTAGTTCCCAGGTATGGGAAAGGACGTGTCAAAATCAGAAACATCAAAATAGAGCTCAATGCAGATTGa
- the LOC114188620 gene encoding polyphenol oxidase, chloroplastic-like — MVKRPKKSWKEREKEEEEEVLVIEGIEFERELGVKFDVYINDKDDVVGGPSKAEFAGSFVSVAHKDKHKYKKMKADLRLGISELLEDLGAEDDEHVLVTLVPKFGKWHVTVGGITVEEFHK; from the coding sequence ATGGTGAAGAGACCAAAGAAGAGTTGGAAGGAGAGGGAaaaggaagaggaggaggaggtgcTAGTGATAGAAGGGATTGAGTTTGAGAGGGAGTTGGGTGTGAAATTTGATGTGTATATTAACGACAAAGACGATGTGGTAGGTGGGCCAAGTAAGGCTGAGTTTGCAGGGAGCTTTGTGAGTGTGGCTCATAAAGATAAGCACAAATATAAGAAGATGAAGGCGGACTTAAGACTCGGGATAAGTGAGTTATTGGAGGATTTGGGTGCTGAAGATGATGAACATGTGTTGGTGACTCTGGTGCCCAAGTTTGGGAAATGGCATGTCACCGTTGGAGGGATCACAGTAGAGGAGTTTCACAAGTGA
- the LOC114188622 gene encoding polyphenol oxidase, chloroplastic-like, with amino-acid sequence MNFGGGEREKEEEEEVLVIEGIEFERELGVKFDVYINDEDDVAGGPSKAEFAGSFVNVAHKHKHKHKKMKTNLRLGISELLEDLDAEDDEHVLVTLVPKFGKGHVTVGGITIEFHK; translated from the coding sequence ATGAATTTTGGTGGTGGTGAGAGGGAaaaagaagaggaggaggaggtgcTGGTGATAGAAGGGATTGAGTTTGAAAGGGAGTTGGGTGTGAAATTTGATGTGTATATTAACGACGAAGACGATGTGGCAGGTGGGCCAAGTAAGGCTGAGTTTGCAGGGAGCTTTGTGAATGTGGCTCATAAACATAAGCACAAACACAAGAAGATGAAGACGAACTTGAGGCTCGGGATAAGTGAGTTATTGGAGGATTTGGATGCTGAAGATGATGAGCATGTGTTGGTGACTTTGGTGCCCAAGTTTGGGAAGGGGCATGTCACGGTTGGAGGGATCACAATAGAGTTTCACAAGTAA
- the LOC114188624 gene encoding polyphenol oxidase, chloroplastic-like, whose product MENIPHGPVHVWIGDHTQPNLEHMGSLYFAASDPIFYSHHANVDKMWTIWKTVGGKRSDITNPDWFESGFILYDENKNLICVKVKDYLNTTKLGYVYQDIDVPWLGAKPIPRLQRAVVMSFGSGATLAAETSKTTKFPMVLDSSVSTMVKRPKKSWKEREKEKEEVLVIEGIEFERELGVKFDVYIVGNSPSIMVRSD is encoded by the exons aTGGAGAACATTCCTCATGGTCCTGTTCATGTATGGATCGGTGATCACACGCAACCTAACTTAGAGCATATGGGAAGTCTTTATTTTGCAGCAAGTGACCCTATTTTTTATTCTCACCATGCTAATGTGGATAAGATGTGGACCATATGGAAAACAGTGGGAGGAAAGAGAAGTGATATCACAAACCCCGATTGGTTTGAATCTGGATTTATTTTGTACGATGAGAACAAAAACCTTATTTGTGTGAAGGTGAAAGATTATCTTAATACTACGAAGCTTGGATATGTATACCAAGACATTGATGTTCCTTGGCTAGGAGCCAAACCTATACCGCGTTTGCAAAGAGCAGTTGTAATGAGTTTTGGTAGTGGTGCAACATTGGCCGCTGAAACTTCCAAAACAACGAAGTTTCCTATGGTTTTGGATTCAAGTGTGAGCACCATGGTGAAGAGACCAAAGAAGAGTTGGAAGGAGAGGGAAAAGGAAAAGGAGGAGGTGCTAGTGATAGAAGGGATTGAGTTTGAGAGGGAGTTGGGTGTGAAATTTGATGTGTatattgttgggaatagtccaagt ATTATGGTTCGGAGTGATTGA